A region of Salarchaeum japonicum DNA encodes the following proteins:
- a CDS encoding DUF63 family protein: protein MSTVTRRVETVLPETGSREWWALYLLAPLVLLGGGILVFPTLVYDRFIWQYLWGPVVADAAGQPVTHEGVRAVQGYNAVNTVIYLAAVVYSLPGLRAYLDQLDVTFDARLAYGFAPIIIAGGAMRALEDLGLLGDYAVWFITPSIYIVVTAVTILALGVGALLRDQNIGSIPLTVGLVGSVWAVGAVWWAVWHGLSTSTPLRLWVPVATTGIALGVTALYYWGASFVNITHLRHPLILLAVFGQLWDAAQNLIGVTFLGYSPKLVVTNLVYQATGFSGSTFVLKLVVTVGIVWYLADAKEEMNHTWWWLMTFFIGAIGLPMGVRGSLRMLLGA from the coding sequence GTGAGTACTGTCACCCGCCGCGTCGAGACTGTCCTTCCGGAGACCGGCTCACGCGAGTGGTGGGCGCTGTACCTGCTGGCCCCGCTCGTCCTCCTCGGTGGGGGCATCCTCGTGTTTCCGACGTTGGTCTACGACCGGTTCATCTGGCAGTATCTCTGGGGACCAGTCGTCGCCGATGCGGCCGGTCAGCCAGTCACGCACGAGGGGGTTCGTGCTGTCCAGGGCTACAACGCGGTGAACACGGTAATCTACCTCGCGGCAGTCGTATACAGCCTCCCCGGACTACGTGCGTATCTCGACCAACTCGACGTCACGTTCGACGCACGACTGGCCTACGGGTTCGCTCCGATCATCATCGCAGGTGGGGCGATGCGCGCCCTCGAGGATCTCGGGCTGCTCGGGGACTACGCGGTGTGGTTCATCACGCCATCGATTTACATCGTCGTCACCGCTGTCACCATCCTCGCGCTCGGTGTCGGTGCACTCTTGCGTGACCAAAATATCGGATCTATCCCGCTAACAGTCGGGCTCGTCGGGTCGGTGTGGGCTGTCGGGGCCGTCTGGTGGGCTGTTTGGCACGGCCTCTCGACATCGACCCCACTCCGCCTATGGGTTCCTGTCGCGACGACGGGGATAGCGCTCGGCGTAACCGCACTCTACTACTGGGGCGCGAGTTTCGTCAATATCACACACCTTCGACACCCGCTAATTCTGCTGGCCGTTTTCGGCCAGTTGTGGGACGCTGCGCAGAATCTCATCGGTGTGACGTTCCTCGGCTACTCCCCAAAGCTGGTCGTGACGAATCTCGTGTACCAGGCGACTGGATTCTCCGGATCGACGTTCGTGCTGAAACTCGTCGTGACTGTCGGCATCGTGTGGTATCTCGCCGATGCGAAAGAGGAGATGAATCACACGTGGTGGTGGCTTATGACGTTCTTCATCGGAGCGATCGGACTCCCGATGGGCGTTCGTGGGTCACTTCGGATGCTGTTGGGAGCTTAA
- a CDS encoding DUF7123 family protein: MSNISRHTVRRYLVETASSEPTYLRAREIASDLDGSPKAVAQYLSQLQDELTIVSLEQWGRSKSTTWRLEVNGS, encoded by the coding sequence ATGTCGAATATTTCCCGGCACACGGTTCGAAGGTACCTCGTCGAGACAGCCAGTAGCGAACCGACATACCTCCGGGCTCGCGAGATTGCCAGCGACCTCGACGGATCTCCCAAGGCAGTCGCGCAGTATCTCAGCCAGCTCCAGGACGAACTCACAATCGTTTCACTCGAACAGTGGGGGCGCTCGAAAAGCACGACGTGGCGATTGGAGGTGAACGGGTCGTGA